TGCCATCACAACCCCCTATCTGCCGGAAGCCCTGCCGTTTAAATCCTTTCTGCATATTGTATTTGCATTCATGGCGGCAGTCTGCCTGATGTGCAGCCTGTACCTGATCGTTATCGCACTCTGCCGTCAAAATGCATCTGCCTACCGGCGGTACCTTACGGGACTTATCGTTATCACCCTGGTCTCCGGGGCCTTACTCTGGCTGGCCGGGATCGTCAGCAGCGCACTGGAGATCTTTTTTACGATCTCCACAGTGATCCTTGTGAAGCGATTATATGAAAGGACACGGCGATCACGTGATGTATTTCAGGACTCCACATAACAGTTTGTTGAATAATCTGCCAGCTGTTTTCTGGCTGTATCACGAAATTCCTTGGGTGTGGTCCCATATACTTTTTTAAATGCTTTTAAAAAACTGGTATACTCGGAAAATCCGCATTTCATGCATACGTCCATGATCCCATTTCCAGTAAACAGCATCATTCTTGCATCCTCCAAACGCAGCCGCATAATGTAGGTATAAACGCTGATCCCCGTGTAGGTTTTGAATATCCGTGACAAATGCCCTTTACTCACATGGACCGCTTCTGCTACCTCCTCAATCTCCAGAGCCGGTTCCCTGTAATGACGGCTGATATAACGAATGGCAAGCGTTACTGTCTTATTAGCCATAGGCAGGATCACCGCTCTTTGCTTTGTGACAATATGCCGGAACAGGATCAGCATCTCCCGAAGCAGAGAAGCTGTCATAGCCTCCCGGTAAGGCTCCTCTAAAGACATGGCAAAATCCACCTTTTCCAGCATGGTCTCAAATCCCCATGCACGGACTGCCTCCTGGTTGATCACAAACGGCTTCTTTAAAAAATCAAACTGCCCCCGTTCCATCCCTTCCTTTTCCAGTGTAGACCAAAGATACTCGGGAAACACATGTAGTATAGTGCGGCTGTACCGGCTGTCCTCTGATAGTACGCTGGTAGAATGGGTCATCCCAAACGGAATCGATATCAGCGCTCCTTTCGACAGTGAGAACTGGTTTCCCTCTATAGAAATAGAGATCTGACCCTCTGTGATAAGTATAAATTCATAAAACACATGGCTGTGAAATATAATCTTTCCTTTTATCATATCGGAAAAATGTAGTAAATTCGCACGGTCCCATTCTAATGCATCATTCGGCAGCGGTATCGTAAAATCCGTATAAGAATTGAAATCCATACTCTCTCTCCCATATATCATTATTTGCAATATTTATCACCATTTTTGCAACCAGATGCTTCTTGTTTGAATGGCAATTTTTCATCATATCTCTCATATATTTCCGCCTATTATAGTTAAATTTAACATATTTCATCAATATTTGCAAGATATTCATCACAATTATCCTAGATATTAAATGGCAAAAAATGATATCCTGATTATATCAGTAAAGGTTCTGTGCGAACCATTTTATACAATACCCAAGGAGGAACATCATGAAAAAAACACTTTTACTCAGCGCAGCACTTGTCCTTGGCCTCACGGCATGTTCGGGAGGGGCCGCCAGTTCTGTAAAAAACGAGACTGTTCAAACACAAACCTCTGGCCAATACGACGTCTCCGGCGACGGTCCGGCATCCAGTGAAGCGGGCACAGACGCATTTGCAGACGCTCCCACTGTCAAAATGCAGTTTGCAGAAAATCAGCCGTCCACTTCCAGCGTCGGAATCAACGCTGAGGAATTTTGCAAAAAAGTGGCTGAACGTACAGCCAATACAGTCCAAATTGAATTCTACGGGGATGCACTTTTAGGCGACGAAGCTTCTGTTATCGGCGGGATCGAGGCCGGGACCATCGAGTTTACCAGAGTCAACGCATCCGCACTCCAGGCAACAGTACCGGAAGTCGGAGTCCTGACCCTGCCTTATCTTTATAAGGACAATGCACACTGCTACCGTGTTCTGAACAGTGATGTGGGCGATGATCTTCTTGCCAGGTGCCAGGATCACGGATTTGTGGGCCTGCGTTTCTCCGGCGGAAACAAAGACAATAAGCCCAGCGGCTTCCGCAGCTTTTATGCAGCAACACCGATTAATAGTGTTGCAGACTTAAAAGGCAAAAAAATCCGTGTTCAGGAATCAGAAGTCGTGATCAAAATGGTGGAAGCCCTCGGCGGTGTGGCTACTCCCATGGCATACGGAGAGGTATTCCAGGCACTGCAGACCGGCGTGATCGATATTGCAGAAAATGACCCGTCCAGCTATTACCAGTCCGGGCATTACGAAGTAGCCAAATATTACACCCGCGACAATCACCAGCTCAATGTCAGCATGTATATCATGAGCCAGAAAGCATACGATGCCATGACCGAGGCTCAGCGCACTGTCTTCCTGGAGTGCCTGGACGAATATCTTGAAAAGAATTCTGATGATGTAGCCGTGAATATTGAAGAGTTTGAGAAAAAAGCAGTTGAGTCGGGATGTGAGTTCATTGATGTAGATACCGCTTCGTTCCAGGAAGCCTGCCAGTCTGTCTACGATATGTTCCCGGACTATTCTGAAATGCTGGAGCGCATTAAAGCAATTGATTAATCCTGAGAGGAAGTGAGATTCTAGTGAAAAAATACCGAAAATTCCGGCGTGCCGTGGACCGGCTTCTGGTATGGGAGAAATATTACTGCATCGCCACGATGCTCATCATGCTGGTCCTGGCCTTTTGCCAGGTGGTCCTGCGCTATGTGTTCAATAAACCCTGGAGCTGGTCCGATGAGATCATCCTGATGGTCCTGGCATGGTTCTCGTATCCGGCCATCATGTTCAATGTGTGGAATGACAACCATTTCCATATCAGCAGTGTATACGATAAGTTTCCTCCTGCCCTAAAAAAGGCGGCAGACATCACCCGGCATATCCTTATGGGTGTGTTCCTGGCAATGATGGGCTACTACGGGCTGAAGCTTACCCAGCAGTACTGGCCCAAACCCATGCCTGCCAGTGGCTGGTCCCAGGGACTTAAATTCATCCCGGTCATGGCAGGAGGCATCTTAAGTGCATTCTTCTGCCTGGTCAATCTGATCGGCGTACTGATCGGCGCCGACCAACCAGAGAAAGGAGGCAACGCATGAGCGGAACAGACGCAATCGGCCTGATCATGCTGTTTGGCCTGATCATCTTTTTCATCCTCATCCGTATTCCCATAGCATTTTCACTGGGGCTATCCTCGTTCTTCACGGCCCTGTATCTGGGAGTACCGCTCTACAACCTGTTCTCCGCCGCGGCAACAGGGCTGAGCACCTTTACATTCATGGCTGTGCCGTTTTTTATGATCATGGGACAGATCATGTCCGACGGAGACATCTCCGCCCGGCTCATCCAGTTCTGCAACATTGTGGTGGGACGCATCCGCGGCGGCACCGCAATCGTGAATATCCTGGTAAGCATGCTGTTCGGCGGTATCTCCGGCTCCTCCGTGGCGGATGTCTCCTCCATTGGAGCCATGCTGATACCGGCCATGAAAGAGGAGGGCTATGACGACAGCTACTCAGTGGCAGTTACCGTCACTTCCTCCGTGCAGGGCGTCATCATCCCGCCCAGCCAGAATATGATATTTTACTGCATCTATGCCAACGCGGGACTGTCCATAACCACCATGTTCATCAGTGGTTATATCCCCGGCATCCTGCTGGGTCTGGCCCTAATGGTCCCGACCATCCTCATTGCACAGAAGCGGCGCTATCCGGTCAGCGAAAAGCGCTCATTACGAGAAAATATAAAAACGGTCAAGGATGCACTGTTCGGCCTGTTCGCCATGGTCATCATCATCGTGGGGACCACCTGCGGAATCTGCTCCGCCACGGAAGCCGCCGCCCTGGCTGCAGTATATGCGCTGTTTGTCACCATGGTGATCTACAAGAACATGAACTGGAAGAAATTTTTAAAGGGAATGTTAAACTGTGTGGACAGCATGACCATGGTCATGGCTGCGATCGCCACCGCCTCCTGCTTCCGCTACATGCTTTCCTACTTAAAAGGCCCGTCAAAACTGGCCGCCTGGCTTTTATCCCTGACCAGTAACGCAAACCTGCTGATCTTCCTGCTGGTCCTGATGGTCCTTGTGCTGGGCTGCTTTATCGATATGGGGCTGCTGCTCATCATGCTAACTCCGGTTCTCGTTCCGGTCGTCACCTCCCTGGGCGTGAACCCCTATCATTTCGGCATCGTCTTTATCATGGCATGCGCCATAGGGCTGGTGACGCCGCCTGTGGGAAACGCCATCATCCTGGGCTGCAACATAGGAAAGGTCAAAGCAGAGAAATGCATCCGGGATCTGCTGCCTTTTGTTGGCGCCATGGTCATCTGCACCCTGCTGTTTTTGGCATTCCCCCAAATTTCCCTGGGACTGCCTAAGCTGCTCGGGTACATCAAATAGAAAGGGGTACATACTACATTGAGAACCAGAATTTTATCAAAGCTCACCAATCACGAAGTGGAAGAATATTTAAAGAAAAACGACCTGATCATTGTAGCCGTCGGCACCGTGGAAATGCACGGAGGTCTGCCGCTTGACTGCGAGACCGTAGTATCCGAAGCCTTTGCACTCAAAATGGCAGAAAAGACCGACGCCCTGGTCCTGACCAATCTTCCTTATTTCTATGCCGGAGCAACCGCCTCCGGCCGGGGTACGGTCCAGGTAAGCGTCCGTTCCGGGATCGATTATCTGATGGAGATCGCAAAATCCCTGCTGCGTCAGGGCTTCAAGCGGCAGATCTATGTCAGCTTTCACGGCCCTGCACACATGACCTGTTCCCCGGTCATGCGTGATTTCTTCGATGAGACAAAAGTCCCGATCCTGTATCTGGACATGATCATGGGACTGTCAAAGGCGCTGTCCACCGCGGCCCCGCATGGTTTTGAAGTGATAAACAGCCTGTTCTACGCTGGCTACGATGTCATGGGCCGCCTTGAGGATATCCCGCTGACTCCGGAGATCGGCGAAGATTTCTCCATCCCGTGGGAATCCACGGTGAAACCCTTTGACAGCTTCTTATCCGGCCTCTCCTATCAGTCCGGCGGATATGGCTATTATTTCGGCGATCCCCGTGACCACGCTCCCACCCCCCGCGCAGACACTCCCGCGCAGAGAGCCGACCTGGCAGCCCAGGGCACCAGGCTCATGGATCAGATTATAGAATCATTGGACATCCCGCAGGTTGCAGAAAAAATGCGGGATGTAGAAGCCTTCGTTAAAGAAGTTGTAGTTCCCCGCTGCCAGGACTGGCTGCCGTAAAATGTTGTCAGTGTTTAATGGCCGAAGTAAAACTGAAGACAGAACATGTTTTTTGCTTTTTTGTGGTGGCAGAGAATGTCAGCGCACCGCACCGTTTTGGCGGGGGAGGGCGGGGGGCTGCAGAGACAGATGGCAGCGACTTTTTCAAGGCTCGTGGGCGCTTAGAAGAAAGAGGCGGATATGGTTGAGGTTGCGCAGGGTGTACAACACCCGGAGCAAAGCGAACGCGGAGGCGAAATCATCAAGATTTCGCTGTAGCTTTCGCGGTCCTCAATCATATCCGCCTCTTTCTTCTTAGCGCCCACCGCCGAGGAAACCGGAGCTGCCAGCTGTCCCTGCAGCCCCCGCCCTCCCCCGCCAAAACGGTGCGGTACGCGTACCCTTCTCAATCTACAGATAAGCCTTTTTCAATGCTCTCAAAAGTACCTTCGGATCCCGGTTATAAGGAGTCACCGGGCACACATTCCTGTCAATGCCCATCAGCCCGTAGACCGCCAGCCTTGCTGCACGCACCGAGTACTCTTCTGTAAATACCATATCGTCAGGGATCTCCACAAACTGGCTGACCATAGCAAAATTGGTGGAACCCTGCGGGATCACCTGCGGACGGTCGCTCATCTTGCGCGGCTCAAACTGTGCATCCACATATGGCATGTAGCATGGGATCACATTCACTACCGTCTCTAAAAGGTCGTCGATCTCCTCCTCCGGCAGATGCAGATGATGCAGGTACTCTACCAGGATCTCCCGGCCGGTACAGTCCTTCATGGGCTTCTTCACATAATCGCCGATGTGATCTGTATATAATCCGTAAGCCCAGAAGATCGTCTGATCCATAGGCTGGTTCACAAAATGCGGCTGCGCGGCAACCACGCTGCTCAGCCTCCAGCTGGAATCCTTGAAGGTCATCAGCGCGCCGCTACCAGGAACATTGCCCGTGAAGCGCTCGATACGTTTCAGAAGCTTATCTCCATTGCAGGTCACGGTGATGCTCTGCCAGTTGGTCTCATGCTCCTTACTGAAGAACGGTTCCGGATTACCAAGGCCCGGCTTCTTCGCCGCCACCTTCGCCCACAGCTCTCCGGATATGGGGCGCAGCTCAGGCGCCGGGGCCGGGGTATCCATATCGCCCAGCGTCGCACAGTCGGTCATACATGCATTGGTCATAATGCAGATGTCTCCCGGCACAAGCTCCACGGTCTCCTGACGGTCGCCGTAATCCAGATGAAGGGTCTTCACCGTGATCCCCTCCCCGTCCTCAAAATCAATATCCGTAACGGTGCAGTTCTCCACAAAATTCACACCAAAGTCACGCAGATACGCCTCCAACGGGCGGATCACGCTGTCATACTGGTTGTAGGGGCTTCTGGTCACACCCTCCAGGGTCTCAATCCGGCTGAACTCGAAGATCATCCGGTTCATATAACGGCGGAACTCAAAGAGGCTGCTCCATTTCTGGAAAGCAAAGGTGGTCTGCCACATATTCCAGAAGTTGGTCTCGAACATATGGGGATCGTCCGCAAACCACTGCTCGATGGTCATATCGTCCAACTTCCGCTCGTCCGTGGTCAGAAGCTTTAAGAGGGCCATCCGGTCCTGATGGTTAAAGCCCATGCTCTTTACATCCAGGATGTAGCCGTCCCGGTCCACCAGCCTGGCTTTCGCGCAGGTGGGATGGGCGTGGTCAAAGTTTAAGATCTCCTCGGTCACGCTGCGGTCCGGCTGCTCCAGCGACGGAATGCTCCGAAACAGCTCCCAGAAGTTCTCGTAGGTTTCCTCGTTGAGCATACGCCCGCCGCGGCACACAAATCCCTTCTCCGGCGTACCGATGCCGTCGTTGCTCCCACCAAGGATATGCATCCCCTCATACACGGTGATCTGCTCCCCCGGGAACCCGCAGTCCCGGATCAGATATGCCGCAGCAGCCAGGCAGGCCAGACCGCCGCCCACCAGATAAGCATGGTTGTCCGTATAATCCCGGTCGGTCAAAAGAAGCTTCTGGTCGTCCTGCTCCTTCTGCTCGGCATTCTGTTTCACCTTGTCATAAACCACCTTGCCCACAACCGCAGTACCGGCCAGGACTGCCCCGGCCTTAAGCGCCTTGTCCAATTTCTTTCCCATAAAAGTATCCCCTTTACTATATAGTTTTAATTACTACTTATTGTAATACAAACAGCCGCATATTTCCAGTCCAATCCATAAAAGTTTCTCTATATTTTTACGTTTTTCCCCGATCATGCTCCTAAAGCAAAAGCCCCGCTCTCCGGCAGGGCTTTCCTCATCTTTACAGAGTTACTTTCATAAAGTTTTTCTTG
This portion of the Clostridium sp. AN503 genome encodes:
- a CDS encoding TRAP transporter substrate-binding protein encodes the protein MKKTLLLSAALVLGLTACSGGAASSVKNETVQTQTSGQYDVSGDGPASSEAGTDAFADAPTVKMQFAENQPSTSSVGINAEEFCKKVAERTANTVQIEFYGDALLGDEASVIGGIEAGTIEFTRVNASALQATVPEVGVLTLPYLYKDNAHCYRVLNSDVGDDLLARCQDHGFVGLRFSGGNKDNKPSGFRSFYAATPINSVADLKGKKIRVQESEVVIKMVEALGGVATPMAYGEVFQALQTGVIDIAENDPSSYYQSGHYEVAKYYTRDNHQLNVSMYIMSQKAYDAMTEAQRTVFLECLDEYLEKNSDDVAVNIEEFEKKAVESGCEFIDVDTASFQEACQSVYDMFPDYSEMLERIKAID
- a CDS encoding creatininase family protein; translated protein: MRTRILSKLTNHEVEEYLKKNDLIIVAVGTVEMHGGLPLDCETVVSEAFALKMAEKTDALVLTNLPYFYAGATASGRGTVQVSVRSGIDYLMEIAKSLLRQGFKRQIYVSFHGPAHMTCSPVMRDFFDETKVPILYLDMIMGLSKALSTAAPHGFEVINSLFYAGYDVMGRLEDIPLTPEIGEDFSIPWESTVKPFDSFLSGLSYQSGGYGYYFGDPRDHAPTPRADTPAQRADLAAQGTRLMDQIIESLDIPQVAEKMRDVEAFVKEVVVPRCQDWLP
- a CDS encoding oleate hydratase, with the translated sequence MGKKLDKALKAGAVLAGTAVVGKVVYDKVKQNAEQKEQDDQKLLLTDRDYTDNHAYLVGGGLACLAAAAYLIRDCGFPGEQITVYEGMHILGGSNDGIGTPEKGFVCRGGRMLNEETYENFWELFRSIPSLEQPDRSVTEEILNFDHAHPTCAKARLVDRDGYILDVKSMGFNHQDRMALLKLLTTDERKLDDMTIEQWFADDPHMFETNFWNMWQTTFAFQKWSSLFEFRRYMNRMIFEFSRIETLEGVTRSPYNQYDSVIRPLEAYLRDFGVNFVENCTVTDIDFEDGEGITVKTLHLDYGDRQETVELVPGDICIMTNACMTDCATLGDMDTPAPAPELRPISGELWAKVAAKKPGLGNPEPFFSKEHETNWQSITVTCNGDKLLKRIERFTGNVPGSGALMTFKDSSWRLSSVVAAQPHFVNQPMDQTIFWAYGLYTDHIGDYVKKPMKDCTGREILVEYLHHLHLPEEEIDDLLETVVNVIPCYMPYVDAQFEPRKMSDRPQVIPQGSTNFAMVSQFVEIPDDMVFTEEYSVRAARLAVYGLMGIDRNVCPVTPYNRDPKVLLRALKKAYL
- a CDS encoding TRAP transporter large permease — its product is MSGTDAIGLIMLFGLIIFFILIRIPIAFSLGLSSFFTALYLGVPLYNLFSAAATGLSTFTFMAVPFFMIMGQIMSDGDISARLIQFCNIVVGRIRGGTAIVNILVSMLFGGISGSSVADVSSIGAMLIPAMKEEGYDDSYSVAVTVTSSVQGVIIPPSQNMIFYCIYANAGLSITTMFISGYIPGILLGLALMVPTILIAQKRRYPVSEKRSLRENIKTVKDALFGLFAMVIIIVGTTCGICSATEAAALAAVYALFVTMVIYKNMNWKKFLKGMLNCVDSMTMVMAAIATASCFRYMLSYLKGPSKLAAWLLSLTSNANLLIFLLVLMVLVLGCFIDMGLLLIMLTPVLVPVVTSLGVNPYHFGIVFIMACAIGLVTPPVGNAIILGCNIGKVKAEKCIRDLLPFVGAMVICTLLFLAFPQISLGLPKLLGYIK
- a CDS encoding TRAP transporter small permease, with product MKKYRKFRRAVDRLLVWEKYYCIATMLIMLVLAFCQVVLRYVFNKPWSWSDEIILMVLAWFSYPAIMFNVWNDNHFHISSVYDKFPPALKKAADITRHILMGVFLAMMGYYGLKLTQQYWPKPMPASGWSQGLKFIPVMAGGILSAFFCLVNLIGVLIGADQPEKGGNA
- a CDS encoding AraC family transcriptional regulator, with amino-acid sequence MDFNSYTDFTIPLPNDALEWDRANLLHFSDMIKGKIIFHSHVFYEFILITEGQISISIEGNQFSLSKGALISIPFGMTHSTSVLSEDSRYSRTILHVFPEYLWSTLEKEGMERGQFDFLKKPFVINQEAVRAWGFETMLEKVDFAMSLEEPYREAMTASLLREMLILFRHIVTKQRAVILPMANKTVTLAIRYISRHYREPALEIEEVAEAVHVSKGHLSRIFKTYTGISVYTYIMRLRLEDARMMLFTGNGIMDVCMKCGFSEYTSFLKAFKKVYGTTPKEFRDTARKQLADYSTNCYVES